The Paenibacillus macerans genome includes a window with the following:
- the dinG gene encoding ATP-dependent DNA helicase DinG — MKYAVLDFETTGNQSSDEIIQVGLAIIEPDKSISQVYNSFVKPGIPIPPFITGLTGITEDDVKDAPDLDEVMMEMVPLLNDVVLVGHNVAFDFNYLQSALDKTGYLPFTGRILDTMDFLKILFPSLTSYQLGLVAAEFEVQHERPHQADSDALATALIFLKCLEECERLPLLTLQRLADLFAGEDSDLGWFFDAMVQEKERETEQSDDGYIFYRQFALQAEDWMDIESPRGAMADNPLEGVSFEQFMEQVRERLRERLPQYEERDAQNKMLEEVSRAFNDDKHLLIEAGTGTGKSLGYLLPAIYHSVKREEKVMVSTHTINLQEQLRERDVPLLAEVVPFPFLAAVFKGRQHYLCLRKFEHKINRRDFATPKEEVMTAAQLVVWLTQTVNGDDEELNLGNRGGDFWETVASESDSCLGRSCPWFRKCFYHRAKHEAGVADVVITNHSKLFTDIQAGHQLLPGYERLVIDEAHHLEDVAGKHLGIHMKYFTVIHTLTRLFKDSKTGQLPNLRIALQAAGGEKTGEWCQVIDEMYPTLIDVKESWDKLSELLFALMPERSDAAPGDPGQFVYRLLPLKKPKEWDKLLALENQIYVSLGDVLRKGDRMLAQIREEQEDYGSESLLTDINGLFKDLANEREALRFFMKLENEETVYWMEANGNFRSRSLQMYAVPIDVSAQLKEYFFDRKKSVVMTSATLSVDKSFQYMIEQLGLTEAAGEGRLNTAMLPSPFDYRSQALLVIPRDFPSVKGSVGDDHFVSTLVRSLADTAVATQGRMLVLFTSYRMLRQVYEPLKELLSAQGITVIGQGMDSGSRSKLTRRFQGQAASVLLGTSSFWEGVDIPGEALTSLAIVRLPFQPPNHPLVEAKSERLQKEKKNPFMKLSVPQAVIRFKQGFGRLVRSSQDRGIVVVYDTRILESYYGKYFLYSLPGPKMEHMPLTQMVPRISEWLNPGDENVSKSASE, encoded by the coding sequence CTTCGTCAAACCGGGAATACCGATTCCGCCGTTCATCACGGGGTTGACCGGCATCACCGAAGACGATGTCAAGGATGCGCCGGACCTCGACGAAGTGATGATGGAGATGGTTCCGCTGCTGAACGATGTAGTGCTGGTCGGGCACAATGTCGCTTTCGACTTCAACTATCTGCAAAGCGCTTTGGACAAAACGGGTTATCTGCCGTTTACGGGGCGGATTCTGGATACGATGGACTTCCTGAAAATCCTCTTTCCTTCGCTGACCTCCTATCAGCTGGGGCTTGTGGCCGCCGAATTCGAGGTGCAGCACGAGCGTCCGCACCAGGCGGACAGCGACGCCTTGGCGACGGCGCTGATTTTTCTGAAATGCCTGGAGGAATGCGAGCGGCTGCCGCTGTTGACCCTGCAGCGCCTGGCGGATTTGTTTGCGGGCGAGGACAGCGACCTCGGCTGGTTTTTCGATGCCATGGTCCAGGAGAAGGAACGCGAAACGGAGCAAAGCGATGACGGTTACATCTTTTATCGCCAGTTCGCGCTGCAGGCCGAGGATTGGATGGATATCGAATCTCCGCGGGGCGCTATGGCGGACAATCCGCTGGAGGGTGTGTCCTTTGAGCAGTTCATGGAGCAGGTGAGGGAGCGGCTGCGCGAAAGGCTGCCCCAATACGAGGAGCGCGATGCTCAGAACAAGATGCTGGAGGAAGTGAGCCGGGCTTTTAACGATGACAAGCATCTGCTGATCGAAGCGGGGACCGGAACGGGGAAATCGCTTGGTTACTTGCTGCCCGCGATCTACCATAGCGTCAAACGGGAAGAAAAAGTAATGGTCAGCACGCATACCATCAACCTGCAGGAGCAGCTTCGGGAAAGAGACGTTCCGCTGCTCGCCGAGGTGGTGCCGTTTCCTTTCCTGGCTGCCGTATTTAAAGGCAGGCAGCATTATTTGTGCTTGCGCAAATTTGAACATAAAATAAATAGAAGAGACTTTGCCACGCCGAAAGAAGAGGTGATGACGGCGGCGCAATTGGTAGTGTGGCTGACGCAAACGGTCAACGGCGACGATGAAGAGCTCAATTTGGGCAATCGCGGCGGCGATTTCTGGGAAACGGTGGCCAGCGAGTCGGACTCCTGTCTCGGGCGGTCCTGCCCATGGTTCCGCAAATGCTTCTACCATCGGGCCAAACATGAAGCCGGGGTCGCCGATGTGGTCATTACGAACCACTCCAAGCTGTTTACCGATATCCAGGCCGGGCATCAGCTGCTGCCGGGATACGAGCGTCTGGTCATCGACGAGGCCCATCATTTGGAGGATGTGGCGGGGAAACACCTGGGCATTCATATGAAGTATTTTACTGTCATTCATACGCTCACCCGGCTGTTTAAAGACAGCAAGACCGGCCAGCTGCCAAATCTCCGCATCGCTTTGCAGGCGGCGGGGGGCGAAAAAACGGGCGAATGGTGCCAGGTCATCGACGAAATGTACCCGACGCTGATCGATGTGAAGGAAAGCTGGGACAAGCTCAGCGAGCTGCTGTTTGCCCTGATGCCGGAACGGAGCGACGCCGCGCCCGGCGATCCGGGCCAATTCGTTTACCGCCTGCTTCCGCTAAAGAAACCGAAAGAATGGGATAAGCTGCTGGCGCTGGAGAACCAGATCTATGTCTCGCTAGGGGACGTGCTCCGCAAAGGCGACCGGATGCTGGCGCAAATCCGGGAAGAGCAGGAGGATTACGGTTCCGAAAGCCTCCTGACCGACATCAACGGGTTATTCAAGGATTTGGCCAACGAGCGGGAGGCCCTGCGTTTCTTCATGAAGCTGGAGAACGAGGAGACGGTGTACTGGATGGAAGCGAACGGGAATTTCCGCAGCCGCTCCCTGCAGATGTATGCCGTTCCGATCGACGTTAGCGCGCAATTGAAGGAATACTTTTTCGACAGAAAAAAAAGCGTGGTGATGACCTCGGCGACGCTGTCGGTCGACAAGTCGTTCCAGTATATGATCGAACAGCTGGGACTGACGGAAGCGGCCGGGGAAGGACGGCTGAACACGGCGATGCTGCCGTCGCCGTTTGATTACCGCAGCCAGGCGCTGCTCGTCATCCCGCGCGATTTTCCGAGCGTAAAGGGGAGCGTGGGCGACGACCATTTCGTCAGCACGCTGGTGCGTTCGCTCGCCGATACCGCGGTTGCGACGCAAGGCCGCATGCTGGTGCTGTTCACATCGTACCGGATGCTGCGGCAGGTTTACGAGCCGTTGAAGGAGCTATTGTCGGCGCAAGGAATCACGGTCATCGGCCAGGGGATGGACAGCGGCAGCCGCAGCAAGCTGACCCGGCGCTTTCAGGGCCAGGCGGCGTCCGTGCTGCTGGGGACGAGCAGCTTCTGGGAAGGCGTGGACATTCCGGGCGAAGCGTTGACGAGCCTGGCGATCGTCCGCCTGCCCTTCCAGCCCCCCAACCATCCGCTGGTGGAAGCGAAAAGCGAACGGCTGCAGAAGGAGAAGAAAAATCCTTTCATGAAACTGTCCGTGCCCCAGGCGGTCATCCGCTTCAAGCAGGGATTCGGCAGGCTCGTCCGCTCCTCGCAGGACCGGGGGATCGTGGTTGTTTACGATACCCGCATCTTGGAGTCTTACTACGGGAAATACTTTTTATATTCACTGCCCGGGCCGAAGATGGAGCATATGCCGCTCACTCAGATGGTTCCGCGCATATCGGAATGGTTAAATCCGGGAGACGAAAACGTCTCTAAGTCCGCGTCAGAATAG
- a CDS encoding AAA family ATPase → MRKWMVEAAIGFIPVLLLFLAIVGYNVVPLVILFVLFGVLFAAIKMRGGGIAIGAAQERKRRQRGPDKLTFEEIGGQESAKQELREALDFMVRHEEISKFGIRPIKGILLTGPPGTGKTLLAKAAAQYTNAVFVAASGSEFVEMYVGVGASRIRELFKEAKMRAAKENKENAVIFIDEIEVIGGKREGGQQREYDQTLNQLLTEMDGIYSSDTPRILLIAATNRKEMLDGALLRPGRFDRHIQVDLPDKKGRLHILELHGKNKPLHESVSLEKVAEESFGFSGAQLESVMNEAAIYAMREEAAEIMQPHLSMAIDKVMMGEKTDRQANEEEKRRVAIHELGHAIAAEVVAPGSVNQVALSPRGRALGYVRHNPQDEKYLYTKDYLEGQIMVALAGAAAEEIYYGGRSTGSSNDFEQALKIVHTMMTSGLTSLGIVNMEMVTTEVLMHENARILDELAARTKEMLIQHSAVFDKSLEILLIEERLSGEQFRCQFRDSVHLPA, encoded by the coding sequence ATGCGTAAATGGATGGTGGAGGCGGCCATAGGATTTATTCCGGTGCTGCTATTGTTCCTGGCGATCGTTGGCTACAACGTCGTACCGCTCGTGATTTTGTTTGTTTTGTTCGGCGTGTTGTTTGCGGCGATCAAGATGCGCGGAGGCGGAATAGCGATTGGGGCGGCCCAGGAGCGGAAGCGCCGGCAGAGAGGCCCGGACAAGCTGACGTTTGAGGAAATCGGCGGCCAGGAGAGCGCCAAGCAGGAATTGCGCGAAGCGCTCGATTTTATGGTGCGCCATGAGGAAATCAGCAAATTCGGGATCCGGCCGATCAAGGGGATTTTGCTGACCGGACCTCCCGGAACCGGTAAAACGCTGCTGGCGAAAGCCGCCGCCCAGTACACCAACGCGGTGTTCGTGGCGGCTTCGGGCTCGGAATTTGTGGAGATGTATGTCGGCGTAGGCGCGAGCCGCATCCGCGAGCTGTTTAAGGAAGCGAAGATGCGCGCGGCCAAAGAAAACAAGGAGAACGCGGTCATTTTCATCGATGAGATCGAGGTGATCGGCGGCAAACGGGAAGGCGGGCAGCAGCGCGAATACGATCAGACGCTGAACCAGCTGCTGACCGAAATGGACGGAATTTATTCGTCGGACACGCCGCGCATTCTCCTGATCGCCGCGACCAACCGCAAGGAAATGCTGGACGGCGCGTTGCTCCGGCCGGGGCGGTTCGACCGTCATATTCAGGTCGATCTTCCCGACAAAAAGGGCCGGCTCCACATTTTGGAGCTGCATGGGAAGAACAAGCCGCTGCACGAAAGCGTCAGCCTGGAGAAGGTGGCCGAGGAATCGTTCGGGTTCTCGGGGGCGCAGCTCGAAAGCGTCATGAACGAGGCGGCCATCTACGCGATGCGCGAAGAGGCGGCCGAGATCATGCAGCCCCATCTGTCGATGGCGATCGATAAGGTGATGATGGGTGAGAAGACGGACCGCCAGGCGAACGAGGAAGAGAAGCGCCGGGTGGCGATTCATGAGCTTGGCCACGCGATCGCCGCCGAGGTCGTGGCTCCGGGCAGCGTGAATCAAGTGGCGCTTAGCCCGCGCGGAAGGGCGCTCGGCTATGTGCGGCATAATCCGCAGGACGAAAAGTATTTGTACACCAAAGACTATCTCGAAGGGCAAATCATGGTTGCCCTGGCCGGCGCGGCCGCGGAAGAAATTTATTACGGCGGACGCAGCACGGGCTCGAGCAACGACTTTGAGCAGGCGCTGAAAATCGTTCATACGATGATGACCTCCGGGCTGACTTCACTTGGCATCGTGAATATGGAAATGGTAACGACGGAGGTTTTGATGCATGAAAATGCGCGGATACTGGATGAGCTGGCCGCTAGAACGAAAGAAATGCTGATCCAGCATTCGGCAGTATTCGACAAATCTCTCGAAATTTTATTAATAGAAGAGCGCCTTTCGGGCGAGCAATTCCGTTGTCAATTTCGTGACAGCGTGCATTTACCGGCATAA
- a CDS encoding acetate/propionate family kinase: MKILVINAGSSSLKYQLYDMTDESVLAKGLVERIGMDSSILTHKPTGKEEVTEVSDILEHTTAMRKVLEKLVDKTHGVLNSIDEIDAVGHRVVHGGEAFKSSALITGEVKSEIRRLFDLAPLHNPPSMMGISAAEANLPNVPHTVVFDTAFHQTMPEKAYLYAIPKVLYKKHKVRRYGFHGTSHAYVSKTAAEFLQRPIEDLKIITCHIGNGASLTAVKDGISVDTSMGMTPLEGLIMGTRSGDLDPAIVPYVMNKEELTMNEVNSMLNKHSGLLAISGSSSDMRDITDGWEAGKPNETLAFEMYEYRLRKYIGAYAAAMNGVDVIVFTAGVGENSAIVREAVCQNLTYLGVEIDKELNKVRSGDPRRISTPNSKVEVLVVPTNEELMIARDTLRIVQESKG, from the coding sequence GTGAAAATTTTAGTTATTAACGCGGGCAGTTCCTCGCTGAAATACCAGTTGTATGATATGACGGACGAATCCGTGTTGGCGAAAGGCCTTGTTGAACGGATCGGCATGGACTCCTCCATTTTGACCCATAAACCTACAGGGAAGGAAGAGGTTACCGAGGTCAGCGATATTTTGGAGCACACCACGGCAATGCGCAAAGTGCTGGAGAAACTTGTGGACAAAACGCACGGCGTTCTGAACTCCATCGATGAGATCGATGCGGTGGGCCACCGCGTCGTTCACGGCGGGGAAGCTTTCAAGAGCTCGGCGCTGATCACGGGGGAAGTGAAATCGGAAATCCGCCGCCTGTTCGACCTGGCGCCGCTGCACAATCCGCCAAGCATGATGGGGATTAGCGCGGCTGAAGCGAACCTGCCGAACGTACCGCACACGGTTGTATTCGACACGGCGTTTCACCAAACGATGCCGGAGAAAGCTTATCTCTACGCGATTCCGAAGGTGCTCTACAAGAAGCATAAGGTTCGCCGTTACGGCTTCCACGGTACTTCTCACGCTTACGTAAGCAAGACGGCCGCCGAATTTTTGCAGCGTCCGATCGAAGACCTGAAGATCATTACTTGCCATATCGGCAACGGCGCCAGCCTGACCGCGGTTAAAGACGGGATCTCCGTCGATACCTCGATGGGGATGACCCCGCTCGAAGGCTTGATCATGGGCACGAGAAGCGGCGACCTTGATCCGGCGATCGTTCCGTACGTGATGAACAAAGAGGAACTTACGATGAACGAAGTGAACTCGATGTTGAACAAGCACAGCGGACTTCTGGCCATTTCCGGCAGCAGCAGTGACATGCGGGACATTACGGACGGTTGGGAAGCCGGCAAGCCCAATGAAACGCTCGCGTTTGAAATGTATGAATACCGCCTGCGCAAATATATCGGCGCTTATGCGGCGGCGATGAACGGCGTCGACGTGATCGTCTTTACCGCTGGGGTCGGCGAAAATTCGGCGATCGTCCGCGAGGCGGTGTGCCAAAACCTCACTTATCTTGGGGTCGAAATCGACAAAGAGCTGAACAAGGTTCGTTCCGGCGATCCGCGCCGCATCTCCACGCCGAATTCCAAAGTCGAGGTTCTGGTCGTGCCGACGAACGAAGAGCTGATGATCGCCCGCGACACGCTCCGGATCGTGCAGGAATCGAAGGGCTGA
- a CDS encoding redox-sensing transcriptional repressor Rex, translated as MKSEKISDAVVRRLPVYLRFLNELSRREVPTVSSQELGQKLDLNPAQIRKDLAYFGDFGRKGIGYDVAYLIEKIQQILNLDQQINVALVGAGNLGQALSNYNAYLKDNMKIVAVFDASPAKIGTQINNITIQPIEDLTETVREKNVRIGIITVPDYEAQRVADQLVAAGIGAILNFAPTILKVPPEVRIHAADFTTDLLSLAYYLNDGNGKEQPAHES; from the coding sequence ATGAAATCCGAAAAAATTTCCGATGCCGTCGTCCGCCGGCTGCCGGTGTATTTGCGGTTCCTCAACGAGCTGAGCCGGCGCGAAGTGCCTACGGTGTCCTCGCAGGAGCTCGGCCAGAAGCTGGACCTCAACCCGGCCCAGATCCGCAAGGATCTGGCCTACTTCGGCGATTTCGGGCGAAAGGGCATCGGCTACGATGTCGCGTATTTGATCGAGAAAATCCAGCAAATCCTCAACTTGGACCAGCAGATCAACGTTGCGCTGGTCGGCGCCGGTAATTTGGGGCAGGCGCTTTCGAATTACAACGCTTATTTGAAAGACAACATGAAAATCGTGGCGGTGTTCGACGCCTCTCCGGCCAAGATCGGCACGCAAATCAACAACATCACGATCCAGCCGATCGAAGACCTGACGGAAACGGTGCGGGAGAAAAATGTCCGGATCGGGATCATTACCGTCCCGGATTACGAAGCGCAGCGCGTGGCGGATCAATTGGTGGCGGCGGGAATCGGGGCCATTCTGAACTTCGCTCCGACGATTTTGAAGGTGCCGCCGGAAGTCCGCATCCATGCCGCCGATTTCACGACCGATTTGCTCAGTCTGGCTTATTATTTGAATGATGGAAACGGAAAGGAACAACCTGCCCATGAGTCGTAA
- a CDS encoding phosphotransferase, with product MRLVNSDQPPCEQRIYNDVMKSFQDYFGLRILQATPIKRGWLNLKWKVETDSGEYVLKQYNKERYRLYNPSQLSTALSEQIRLFRQGIACPQLFTYQDQIMLESECGEKFVAMQYCKGKLISPGEANASQIHDLGRMTGKMHLLLNDGTLGRGQAPQFIPPSREERLAHWKAVRAEAESSGKTDILEPVEKQLLATESVDPQRFEGIRQGWAHRDLWADNLLFDDDRLSAILDFDRLNFEYPWLDVARAVMSCAFQETLDVSLAAAFLEGYGKECPLQEGLLVRSLELLWYMESAWWIHENMDRHSAPPARFAKEMIWLAGHLGELPLLLENM from the coding sequence ATGCGCTTGGTGAATTCCGATCAACCGCCGTGCGAGCAAAGGATTTATAACGATGTAATGAAATCGTTCCAGGATTATTTTGGATTGCGTATCCTGCAAGCAACCCCAATCAAACGCGGCTGGCTTAATTTAAAGTGGAAAGTTGAAACGGATTCCGGAGAATACGTGCTAAAACAATACAATAAGGAGAGGTACCGGCTGTACAATCCAAGCCAGCTTTCGACGGCGCTTTCCGAACAAATCAGATTATTCCGCCAAGGTATCGCCTGTCCTCAGCTTTTTACATACCAAGACCAAATCATGCTGGAGTCCGAGTGTGGGGAGAAGTTCGTGGCCATGCAATATTGCAAAGGCAAATTGATCTCTCCCGGGGAAGCCAACGCCTCCCAAATTCATGATTTGGGGAGAATGACGGGGAAAATGCACCTGCTGCTAAACGACGGGACGCTTGGAAGGGGACAGGCCCCGCAATTTATCCCGCCTAGCCGTGAGGAACGTTTGGCTCATTGGAAAGCGGTCCGGGCTGAAGCGGAATCGTCAGGCAAAACCGATATTCTCGAACCTGTCGAAAAACAACTGCTGGCCACGGAATCGGTGGATCCGCAAAGGTTTGAGGGGATCCGGCAAGGCTGGGCGCACCGCGATTTGTGGGCGGACAACCTGTTGTTCGACGATGATCGCTTATCGGCTATTTTGGATTTTGACCGGCTCAATTTTGAATATCCCTGGCTGGACGTCGCCCGGGCGGTCATGTCATGCGCCTTTCAGGAGACTTTGGACGTTTCGTTAGCCGCGGCGTTTCTTGAAGGATACGGCAAAGAATGCCCGTTGCAGGAAGGATTATTGGTCCGCTCGCTGGAACTGCTTTGGTATATGGAAAGCGCTTGGTGGATTCATGAAAACATGGATCGGCACAGCGCTCCGCCTGCCCGGTTTGCCAAAGAAATGATTTGGCTCGCCGGCCATCTGGGCGAGTTGCCGCTTCTGCTTGAGAATATGTAG
- a CDS encoding 3-hydroxyacyl-CoA dehydrogenase family protein, with protein sequence MNYKKIGVIGGGTMGQGISEMLAGKGLDVLLVEETTEKLNHAYSMIETSLDKKLEKWAITQAEKKLILSRIHKVTHFAELGTCDMVIETISEDVNAKKEVFKQLDQVCPSHIILASNTSTLSLTEIAGSTKYPERVIGMHFIYPVAKIDLVEIIRGLKTSDSTFEETKRFVEEVVEKRGIMVYESPGFVTSRIICVMINEALHVLGEGVASAEDIDEAMRMGYQFQYGPLEMADRFGLDSVLAALERMFREFGELKYRPSFVLKKMVRAGNLGVKTGEGFFKYDKDGDRL encoded by the coding sequence ATGAATTACAAAAAAATAGGCGTCATCGGCGGCGGTACGATGGGGCAAGGCATCAGCGAAATGCTTGCGGGCAAAGGGCTCGATGTGCTGCTGGTGGAGGAAACGACCGAAAAATTGAACCATGCTTACAGCATGATTGAGACGAGTCTCGATAAAAAACTCGAAAAATGGGCGATTACGCAGGCCGAGAAAAAGCTGATTTTATCCCGGATCCACAAAGTGACTCATTTCGCCGAACTCGGCACCTGCGATATGGTCATCGAGACCATTTCGGAAGATGTGAACGCCAAAAAAGAAGTTTTCAAGCAGTTGGATCAGGTTTGCCCAAGCCATATCATTTTGGCGAGCAATACGTCGACCCTCAGCTTGACGGAAATCGCCGGTTCCACGAAATATCCGGAACGGGTGATTGGCATGCACTTTATTTATCCCGTTGCCAAAATCGATCTGGTTGAAATTATCCGCGGCCTGAAAACTTCGGACTCCACGTTCGAAGAAACGAAACGTTTCGTGGAGGAAGTTGTGGAGAAGCGCGGCATCATGGTATATGAATCCCCGGGCTTTGTTACGTCCCGGATTATTTGCGTTATGATCAATGAAGCGCTGCATGTGCTCGGCGAAGGCGTCGCTTCCGCGGAAGATATCGACGAAGCGATGCGCATGGGCTACCAATTCCAATACGGGCCGCTGGAAATGGCCGACCGCTTCGGCCTGGATTCGGTGCTGGCCGCGCTGGAACGGATGTTCCGCGAATTCGGCGAACTGAAATACCGTCCATCCTTTGTGCTGAAGAAAATGGTTCGCGCCGGCAACCTGGGCGTGAAAACGGGCGAAGGATTTTTCAAATACGATAAGGACGGTGACCGTTTGTGA
- a CDS encoding DUF5590 domain-containing protein: MRKRTKWLLLSLLILVIVLFALHRFYIYVLQDTWASENAVIEQAKQETDLVQGDKVWKSVWDDVCWVVQGKDGSGREMMVWLREGHEPVVRLLSEGVSETRVRTIINESLPGITIVRLVPGIYNERLVWQLFYKQKDHHYYRFYDFGTGEALNDVFTLPNR; this comes from the coding sequence TTGAGAAAGAGAACCAAGTGGCTCCTGCTTTCGCTGCTGATTTTAGTGATCGTGCTTTTTGCCCTTCACCGTTTTTATATCTACGTTCTTCAGGATACCTGGGCAAGCGAAAATGCAGTGATTGAGCAGGCGAAACAGGAGACGGACCTGGTCCAGGGCGATAAAGTGTGGAAATCGGTGTGGGACGATGTGTGCTGGGTGGTCCAGGGCAAAGACGGGTCAGGCCGGGAGATGATGGTATGGCTCCGGGAAGGTCATGAACCCGTGGTGCGGCTGCTCTCGGAAGGTGTGTCGGAGACCCGGGTGCGGACGATCATTAACGAAAGCCTGCCCGGGATTACTATCGTCAGGCTGGTGCCCGGCATCTACAATGAACGGCTGGTATGGCAGCTGTTTTATAAACAAAAGGATCACCACTACTACCGTTTTTACGATTTCGGCACCGGTGAGGCGTTGAACGATGTATTTACGCTTCCGAACCGCTGA
- a CDS encoding amidohydrolase has protein sequence MSRKWLIKNGTFVVFEQDRSIVQGYMLVEGDTISYIGEQLPEGAEDAETFDGKGLLFMPGLINTHGHAAMSLLRGYGDDMVLQTWLQEKMWPMEAKFTAGDVYAGTALSVLEMLKGGTTTFLDMYDHMDEVAKVVQQSGIRAVLMRGVIGLCPPDVQQQKLNEAIAFAKNWHGQADGRITAMISPHGPYTCPPEFFEKFVQAANDLDLPMHTHMSETRAEVEQNVNDYGVRPVQHLLNLGMFSRPSLLAHAVHLTDEEIDILAAHNVAVSHNPGSNLKLASGVARVPALLGKGVVVSLGTDGAASNNNLDMLEEVRLAALIHKGVSGDPTAVPALEALKMGTEYGAKSVFLANTGKLAAGMKADFIALNTEQAHFLPKTDYVSHVVYSAGSKDVEHVWVNGEQLVKHGACLTLDEERIRREAQEAFEGLLAR, from the coding sequence ATGAGTCGTAAATGGTTAATCAAGAACGGAACCTTTGTCGTGTTCGAACAAGATCGTTCCATTGTACAGGGCTATATGCTCGTTGAGGGCGATACGATTTCCTATATCGGCGAGCAGCTTCCTGAAGGGGCGGAAGACGCGGAAACCTTCGACGGAAAAGGGCTGCTGTTCATGCCGGGGCTGATCAACACGCACGGCCACGCGGCGATGTCGCTGCTGCGCGGATACGGCGACGACATGGTGCTGCAGACCTGGCTTCAGGAAAAAATGTGGCCGATGGAAGCCAAGTTCACCGCCGGCGATGTGTACGCTGGGACGGCGTTGTCCGTGCTGGAGATGCTGAAAGGCGGAACGACCACGTTCCTGGACATGTACGACCATATGGATGAAGTGGCCAAAGTGGTTCAGCAGTCGGGCATCCGCGCCGTGCTGATGCGCGGCGTCATCGGGTTGTGCCCGCCGGACGTGCAGCAGCAGAAGCTGAACGAAGCGATCGCGTTTGCGAAAAATTGGCACGGTCAGGCGGACGGCCGAATCACGGCGATGATTTCGCCGCACGGGCCGTACACCTGTCCGCCGGAATTTTTCGAGAAATTCGTGCAAGCGGCTAATGATCTGGATCTGCCGATGCATACGCATATGTCGGAGACGCGGGCGGAAGTGGAGCAAAACGTGAACGATTACGGGGTCAGACCCGTTCAGCATTTGCTGAACCTCGGGATGTTCTCCCGTCCGTCGCTGCTTGCTCACGCCGTGCATTTGACCGATGAGGAGATCGATATTTTGGCGGCCCATAACGTGGCGGTGTCGCACAATCCCGGCAGCAACCTGAAGCTGGCCAGCGGCGTGGCGCGGGTGCCGGCACTGCTTGGCAAAGGCGTGGTCGTTTCGCTTGGAACGGACGGCGCCGCCAGCAACAACAACCTCGATATGCTCGAGGAGGTCCGCCTCGCCGCGTTGATCCACAAAGGCGTTTCCGGCGATCCTACCGCCGTTCCGGCGCTGGAAGCCCTCAAAATGGGCACGGAATACGGGGCGAAGTCGGTGTTCTTGGCGAATACGGGGAAACTCGCGGCCGGCATGAAGGCGGATTTTATCGCGCTGAATACGGAACAGGCCCATTTCCTGCCGAAGACGGATTACGTTTCCCATGTCGTCTATTCGGCCGGCTCCAAAGATGTAGAGCATGTGTGGGTTAACGGCGAGCAGTTGGTCAAACACGGGGCTTGCCTCACCCTCGACGAGGAGCGTATCCGGCGCGAGGCGCAAGAGGCCTTCGAAGGGCTGCTGGCCCGGTAG